From Curtobacterium sp. SGAir0471, the proteins below share one genomic window:
- a CDS encoding alpha/beta fold hydrolase → MRARVESSEVGGLPVRLRTLAPAGRLHDDLAPTVVLVHGIGMSHRSFVRAQRSLARTYRTVAVDLPGFGGLPAAGRPLAPEELADLVVSAVRARGAGDLVLVGQSMGTQVVAEAARRHPGLVAAVVLVGPVVDPARRTLLQQALDLGRDALVEDPRMNAVVLTDYLRSLRQYVRQLGPMLRYRLEDVVPTLEQPVLVVRGDRDPIGRRDWAAALASAARRGALVELPGGHHVQEQQPGSFAALVDEFRRVQTTEDAVGESPTTDGPVLGGPTTEGPTADGPATGPAR, encoded by the coding sequence GTGCGCGCACGGGTGGAGTCCTCCGAGGTCGGTGGGCTGCCCGTGCGGCTCCGCACCCTCGCTCCCGCGGGACGGCTGCACGACGACCTCGCCCCGACCGTGGTGCTCGTGCACGGCATCGGGATGTCGCACCGCTCCTTCGTCCGGGCGCAGCGGTCCCTCGCCCGGACGTACCGGACCGTGGCCGTCGACCTGCCGGGGTTCGGTGGACTGCCCGCGGCCGGACGCCCACTCGCACCCGAGGAGCTCGCCGACCTGGTCGTGTCCGCGGTCCGCGCACGGGGTGCCGGGGACCTGGTGCTCGTGGGCCAGTCGATGGGCACGCAGGTCGTCGCCGAGGCCGCCCGGCGGCACCCCGGCCTCGTCGCCGCCGTCGTCCTGGTCGGGCCGGTCGTCGACCCCGCTCGGCGGACGCTGCTGCAGCAGGCGCTCGACCTCGGGCGTGACGCGCTGGTCGAGGACCCCCGGATGAACGCCGTCGTCCTCACCGACTACCTGCGGAGCCTCCGGCAGTACGTGCGGCAGCTCGGACCGATGCTGCGGTACCGGCTCGAGGACGTCGTGCCGACCCTCGAGCAGCCGGTCCTGGTCGTCCGTGGTGACCGCGACCCGATCGGCCGTCGGGACTGGGCTGCGGCGCTGGCGTCCGCCGCCCGTCGCGGGGCCCTGGTCGAGCTGCCGGGCGGGCACCACGTGCAGGAGCAGCAGCCCGGGTCGTTCGCCGCCCTGGTCGACGAGTTCCGGCGCGTGCAGACGACGGAGGACGCGGTCGGCGAGTCCCCGACCACCGACGGCCCGGTGCTCGGCGGCCCGACGACCGAGGGTCCGACCGCCGACGGCCCGGCGACGGGGCCGGCGCGGTGA
- a CDS encoding dihydrofolate reductase family protein, which translates to MRKVTSGLFASIDGVVQDPYKYQYDSFDAELGSAMTAWMERTETVLLGRQSYLEWSEWWPQHEDDPFGRWINPIEKHVASTTLGDDLTWQNAHRIQGDVDDFVRDLKSGDGGDIAVTGSVTLVRHLLFAGLLDELQLMVHPAIAGAGRRLFEPTDPPTRLRLVQSVVTSKGNVLSTYAPFAD; encoded by the coding sequence ATGCGCAAGGTGACCTCGGGGCTGTTCGCATCGATCGACGGTGTGGTGCAGGACCCGTACAAGTACCAGTACGACTCGTTCGACGCCGAGCTCGGCAGCGCCATGACGGCGTGGATGGAGCGCACCGAGACGGTCCTGCTCGGCAGGCAGAGCTACCTGGAGTGGTCCGAGTGGTGGCCCCAGCACGAGGACGACCCGTTCGGTCGGTGGATCAACCCGATCGAGAAGCACGTCGCGTCGACCACCCTCGGTGACGACCTGACGTGGCAGAACGCCCACCGGATCCAGGGCGACGTCGACGACTTCGTGCGCGACCTCAAGTCCGGCGACGGCGGCGACATCGCGGTCACCGGCAGCGTCACGCTCGTGCGTCACCTGCTGTTCGCCGGCCTCCTCGACGAGCTGCAGCTCATGGTGCACCCGGCGATCGCGGGTGCCGGGCGCCGGCTCTTCGAGCCGACGGACCCGCCCACCCGGCTGCGGCTGGTGCAGAGCGTGGTGACCAGCAAGGGGAACGTGCTGAGCACCTACGCGCCGTTCGCCGACTGA
- a CDS encoding NAD(P)/FAD-dependent oxidoreductase, which translates to MAVDRTTLENTMSEDTRPHVVIVGGGFAGIAAMRELADADVRVTLVDRHVYNMFQPLMYQVATGGLNAGDVTYFLRSLRAKQSNADFRHGLLTGIDTEHRIAEMSDGEHLHYDWLILANGVNTSYFGTPGAYEYAYSMYSRSQALRIRDELFTRLEQAAAQQGPDEIRVVIVGGGATGVEMAGALAELRDQALVGAYPEIERGNISITLVHRSGELLKPFAPRLRRYAAKVLRKRGVVLRLNTGVAEVKEDGVVTASGEFIPASQVIWATGVAAHKEVSGWGMPQTHGGRIQVNDDLSVKGVERIFSAGDIAAQDDALAQLAQPALQGGKHVARQVKRLLDGKPTEHFKYFDKGTMATIGTNAAVAQLRGGITMVGPVAWLAWVAVHIASLLGNGNRLSTLSHFFVRYLWFMRKRSIPIVGDVRPVRPNGDREPEPWQMQKAE; encoded by the coding sequence GTGGCCGTCGACCGCACCACCCTGGAGAACACCATGTCCGAGGACACCCGCCCGCACGTCGTCATCGTCGGGGGTGGCTTCGCGGGGATCGCGGCCATGCGGGAACTCGCCGACGCCGACGTCCGCGTGACGCTCGTCGACCGCCACGTCTACAACATGTTCCAGCCGCTCATGTACCAGGTCGCCACCGGCGGTCTGAACGCGGGCGACGTCACCTACTTCCTGCGGAGCCTGCGGGCGAAGCAGTCGAACGCCGACTTCCGGCACGGGCTCCTCACCGGCATCGACACCGAGCACCGGATCGCCGAGATGTCCGACGGCGAGCACCTGCACTACGACTGGCTGATCCTGGCGAACGGTGTCAACACGAGCTACTTCGGAACGCCCGGTGCGTACGAGTACGCGTACTCGATGTACTCCCGCTCGCAGGCCCTCCGCATCCGCGACGAGCTGTTCACTCGCCTCGAGCAGGCCGCGGCGCAGCAGGGCCCGGACGAGATCCGCGTCGTGATCGTCGGCGGCGGCGCGACCGGCGTGGAGATGGCCGGCGCCCTCGCCGAGCTCCGCGACCAGGCCCTCGTCGGGGCGTACCCGGAGATCGAGCGCGGCAACATCTCGATCACGCTCGTGCACCGCAGCGGCGAGCTCCTCAAGCCGTTCGCCCCGCGTCTGCGCCGGTACGCGGCAAAGGTGCTCCGGAAGCGCGGCGTGGTGCTCCGGCTGAACACCGGCGTCGCCGAGGTCAAGGAGGACGGTGTCGTCACCGCCTCGGGCGAGTTCATCCCCGCGTCCCAGGTCATCTGGGCCACCGGGGTCGCGGCGCACAAGGAGGTCTCGGGCTGGGGCATGCCGCAGACCCACGGCGGCCGCATCCAGGTGAACGACGACCTGAGCGTGAAGGGCGTCGAGCGGATCTTCTCGGCCGGCGACATCGCGGCGCAGGACGACGCCCTCGCGCAGCTCGCCCAGCCCGCGCTGCAGGGCGGCAAACACGTCGCCCGCCAGGTGAAGCGCCTGCTCGACGGGAAGCCGACCGAGCACTTCAAGTACTTCGACAAGGGCACGATGGCGACCATCGGGACGAACGCCGCGGTGGCGCAGCTGCGCGGCGGCATCACGATGGTCGGCCCCGTGGCGTGGCTGGCGTGGGTCGCGGTGCACATCGCCTCGCTGCTCGGCAACGGCAACCGGCTGTCGACGCTGTCGCACTTCTTCGTCCGCTACCTGTGGTTCATGAGGAAGCGCTCGATCCCGATCGTCGGGGACGTCCGGCCCGTGCGCCCGAACGGCGACCGCGAGCCGGAGCCCTGGCAGATGCAGAAGGCCGAGTAG